Within the Luoshenia tenuis genome, the region CCTGATCGCCAACGGCGTCAAGCATATTCACTTATACACCATGAACCGGCCCGAGATCGCGTCCAAAATCATGGACAACCTCTCTGACATCTTAGGCTAGAGGCCCCGATATGATTGAGGTCTGTACCCGCGAGGTATTGCGCTATCTGGGCTATAAAAAACGGAATACCGCAACGCCAGAGGTGCTGGCGGATGTGGATTCCTGCCTGCAGGAGTTGCGTCAGGCCGCCGCGCCCCGGGATATTTACCGTATCTTCCCCTGCCAGGTGGATACGCAGGCCGTCAGCGTCATGCTGCCCTGCGCTACCTTTAAGAGCCGTAATCTCGCCCGGCACCTTGCAGGCTGCCAGGAGGCGGTGCTTTTTGCGGCAACGCTGGGCAGCGGCGTGGATATCCTCATCCACCGCTACAGTCAGCTTCAGATCAGCCGGGCGGTGATCCTGCAGGCCTGCGCCGCCGCCATGGTCGAGGCCTTTTGCGATGCGCGCCAGGCTGAGATACTAAGCGCCCTGCCGCAGCGGCGCTACGCTCGGCCGCGCTTTAGCCCGGGTTACGGCGATTTCGCCCTGGAAAACCAAAAGACATTTACAGCCATTTTAGAAACGTCCAAGCGCATCGGTCTGACGTTGACCGAAGGGGATCTGATGGCGCCTACCAAATCGGTCACCGCCATCATCGGTCTGGATGAAAACCCGACGCGAGCCGGCGGCAACCCCTGTGTCGAATGCTCGCTGGCACACTGTGCGTATCGCA harbors:
- a CDS encoding vitamin B12 dependent-methionine synthase activation domain-containing protein, which translates into the protein MIEVCTREVLRYLGYKKRNTATPEVLADVDSCLQELRQAAAPRDIYRIFPCQVDTQAVSVMLPCATFKSRNLARHLAGCQEAVLFAATLGSGVDILIHRYSQLQISRAVILQACAAAMVEAFCDARQAEILSALPQRRYARPRFSPGYGDFALENQKTFTAILETSKRIGLTLTEGDLMAPTKSVTAIIGLDENPTRAGGNPCVECSLAHCAYRRLEER